One genomic window of Glycine max cultivar Williams 82 chromosome 16, Glycine_max_v4.0, whole genome shotgun sequence includes the following:
- the D-II gene encoding Bowman-Birk type proteinase inhibitor D-II precursor, giving the protein MSLKNNMVVLKVCLLLLFLVGVTAARMELSFFKSDQSSSYDDDEYSKPCCDLCMCTRSMPPQCSCEDIRLNSCHSDCKSCMCTRSQPGQCRCLDTNDFCYKPCKSRDD; this is encoded by the coding sequence atGAGTTTGAAGAACAACATGGTGGTGCTAAAGGTGTGTTTGTTGCTTCTTTTCCTTGTGGGGGTTACAGCTGCACGCATGGAACTGAGCTTCTTCAAAAGTGATCAGTCATCAagttatgatgatgatgagtatTCAAAACCATGCTGTGATCTCTGCATGTGCACACGCTCAATGCCTCCTCAATGCAGCTGTGAAGATATTAGGCTGAATTCATGCCACTCAGATTGTAAGAGCTGTATGTGCACACGCTCACAGCCAGGACAGTGTCGTTGTCTTGACACCAACGACTTCTGCTACAAACCTTGCAAGTCCAGAGATGACTAG
- the LOC102665858 gene encoding TMV resistance protein N produces the protein MAQQASSSSSSSSFISKYKYDVFLSFRGADTRFRFTGNLYSALSQRGIFTFIDDEALRKGEEITPSLRKAIKESRISIIVFSKNYASSTFCLDELVQILECKTKQNMWIFPVFYEIDPSDLRHQNGSYKEEFAKHEGGRFKDDILKLQKWRKLICLVRTSKLGW, from the exons ATGGCGCAACaagcatcatcatcatcatcatcttcttctttcaTATCAAAATACAAGTATGATGTGTTTCTTAGTTTTCGTGGTGCAGATACCCGTTTTCGTTTTACGGGTAATCTATACAGTGCTTTGAGTCAAAGGGGAATCTTTACCTTCATTGATGATGAAGCTCTGCGAAAAGGCGAAGAGATCACACCTTCTCTTCGCAAAGCAATAAAAGAATCCAGGATTTCCATCATTGTTTTCTCCAAAAATTATGCATCTTCaacattttgtttggatgaaCTTGTCCAAATCCTTGAgtgtaaaacaaaacaaaacatgtgGATTTTTCCGGTGTTCTACGAAATAGATCCATCAGATTTGCGGCATCAGAATGGGAGTTACAAAGAAGAGTTTGCAAAGCACGAAGGTGGAAGATTCAAAGATGATATTCTGAAGCTGCAAAAATGGAGGAAGCTAATTTGTCTGGTTCGCACTTCAAAATTGG GCTGGTAA
- the LOC100803197 gene encoding putative UPF0481 protein At3g02645, producing the protein MASPSIFNSESDEDSWVIQINQLVSETNLSILNKMPVCIYQVPKSLSCAKPEAFSPQLIAIGPYTHFHPDLYPMERFKVFAAKGVLDHFKKHDFKQLIEQLRSTGQFIRASYHKYLDFKEDTLLYIIAIDGLFLLDFFHNYLNEEVSGSFMTGLQDQVQLSGVKLTKDAIIRDIIMVENQIPTYILVRILVLESSKPADSVLEFLGSMLLSFCKKHSPLKVTHIPTDSEAVSKHYHILDLMYHLVVSHPEKSETPTTPDQSEGTSTLKKSSKSEGTAASNHFKKVKNVLSWTLESAKKLKDVNIPLVQPIKRHIDTILNMSSHLESLSSHPKLSEEEEAPVVVNIPCVRELHSVGVYFQPVEGGNMAIDFDEKKGIFYLPVLKLDVNSEVIMRNLVAHEALTKPDFLIFTRYTELMRGIIDTVEDVKLLKNAGIIDSSSSLSVEETEELFNGMSKSIGPTKTEKLDETIKKVNKYYHDKRKANLYRTLTEYVYNSWKLFTLLATFVLLAMTALQTFCSAYDCPSYFRPK; encoded by the exons ATGGCCTCTCCCTCAATCTTCAATTCAGAATCCGATGAAGATTCCTGGGTCATCCAAATCAACCAGTTGGTGAGTGAAACCAACCTCTCAATCTTGAACAAAATGCCTGTGTGCATATACCAAGTCCCTAAATCATTGAGTTGTGCCAAGCCAGAAGCCTTTTCCCCACAACTTATAGCCATTGGTCCTTATACTCACTTTCATCCAGACCTCTATCCCATGGAAAGGTTCAAAGTTTTTGCAGCCAAAGGGGTCCTAGATCACTTcaaaaaacatgacttcaaacaACTAATTGAGCAACTCCGCAGCACAGGGCAATTCATCCGTGCTAGTTACCACAAATACTTGGACTTCAAGGAAGATACCTTATTATACATCATAGCCATTGACGGTTTGTTCTTATTGGATTTCTTCCACAATTATCTCAATGAGGAAGTGTCTGGTTCCTTCATGACAGGATTACAAGACCAAGTTCAGCTAAGTGGTGTGAAGCTAACCAAGGATGCCATCATAAGGGACATCATCATGGTGGAGAACCAAATTCCAACCTACATCTTAGTGAGGATCTTGGTGCTTGAAAGCTCCAAACCTGCTGATTCAGTTCTAGAGTTCTTGGGTTCAATGCTCTTGTCATTCTGCAAGAAACACTCTCCACTCAAGGTAACTCACATCCCCACAGATTCTGAAGCTGTCTCTAAGCATTACCATATCTTGGATCTTATGTACCATTTGGTGGTCTCTCACCCTGAAAAGTCTGAAACACCAACAACACCTGATCAAAGCGAAG GTACTTCTACACTTAAGAAAAGCTCAAAATCTGAAGGCACAGCGGCATCTAATCACTTTAAGAAAGTTAAAAATGTACTATCATGGACACTAGAGTCTGCAAAAAAGCTGAAGGACGTGAATATTCCGCTTGTGCAACCTATTAAACGACACATAGATACAATACTCAACATGTCCTCACACCTTGAAAGTCTTTCATCACACCCAAAACTTTCTGAAGAAGAAGAGGCTCCTGTGGTGGTCAACATCCCTTGTGTGCGTGAGCTTCACTCAGTTGGGGTCTATTTCCAACCCGTGGAAGGTGGCAACATGGCCATCGATTTCGACGAAAAGAAGGGCATATTTTACCTCCCTGTGCTCAAATTGGATGTGAACTCAGAAGTGATAATGAGAAACCTTGTGGCTCATGAGGCCTTGACCAAACCAGATTTTCTAATCTTCACAAGGTACACTGAATTGATGAGAGGCATCATAGACACTGTGGAGGATGTGAAGCTTCTCAAGAATGCAGGGATCATAGATTCAAGTAGCTCTCTCAGTGTGGAAGAAACTGAGGAACTTTTCAATGGAATGAGCAAATCCATTGGACCAACCAAGACTGAGAAGTTGGATGAGACTATTAAGAAAGTGAACAAGTACTACCATGATAAGAGGAAGGCCAACCTCTACAGAACCTTAACTGAATATGTGTACAATTCATGGAAGCTCTTCACACTTCTTGCCACCTTTGTGCTCTTGGCGATGACAGCTCTTCAAACGTTTTGCTCGGCTTATGATTGTCCCAGTTATTTTAGACCCAAATAA